One window of Silvimonas iriomotensis genomic DNA carries:
- the gltS gene encoding sodium/glutamate symporter, giving the protein MQLDVYGTLVAASLVLLVGRLLISRLAFLRNYSIPEPVAGGLIVALVLALAHSALQVDVNFDKSLQTPLMLAFFASIGLNADLASLRRGKVLTVFLLVVTGLLITQNLVGAGLSLALGINPQFGLLAGSITLSGGHGTGAAWAKVFTEKYGLASATEIAIACATFGLVCGGLLGGPVARFLVRRVKLPDEKHSSTAGAHTFEQPHAMRLITVQSFIETLALIAVSLLGGQYIAGLLGGTAAELPVFVCVLFVGVVLRNVLGLTGWYRVFDRAVSVLGNVSLSLFLAMALMSLRLWELGGLALPVFIILAVQTLVMAAYAIFVTFRVMGANYDAAVLAAGHCGFGLGATPTAIANMQAVTDRFGPSHISFLVVPMVGAFFIDIINAIAIKLFLALPFYG; this is encoded by the coding sequence ATGCAACTTGATGTCTACGGCACGCTGGTTGCCGCTTCTCTGGTGCTACTGGTGGGACGTTTATTGATTAGCCGCCTCGCCTTTTTGCGCAACTACAGCATTCCCGAACCCGTGGCCGGCGGGCTGATTGTGGCGCTGGTACTGGCGCTTGCCCACTCGGCGCTGCAGGTGGACGTGAATTTCGATAAATCCCTGCAGACCCCACTCATGCTGGCGTTTTTTGCCTCGATTGGTCTGAATGCAGACCTGGCCAGCCTGCGCCGTGGCAAGGTGCTGACCGTGTTCCTGCTGGTAGTCACCGGTTTGTTGATCACGCAAAACCTGGTCGGCGCGGGGTTGTCGCTGGCCTTGGGGATCAATCCGCAATTTGGCTTGCTGGCGGGCTCGATCACGCTCTCGGGCGGGCATGGCACCGGCGCGGCCTGGGCCAAGGTGTTTACCGAGAAATACGGGCTGGCCAGCGCGACTGAAATCGCCATTGCCTGCGCCACGTTCGGGCTTGTTTGCGGCGGCTTGCTGGGCGGCCCGGTCGCGCGTTTTCTGGTCCGGCGCGTCAAATTGCCTGATGAAAAACACAGCAGTACCGCGGGCGCACACACCTTTGAACAGCCGCATGCCATGCGCCTGATCACGGTGCAATCGTTCATTGAAACTCTGGCGCTGATCGCGGTCAGCCTGCTGGGCGGCCAGTATATTGCCGGCTTGCTGGGTGGCACCGCGGCCGAACTGCCGGTGTTCGTCTGCGTGCTGTTTGTCGGCGTGGTGCTGCGCAACGTGCTGGGGCTGACTGGCTGGTATCGCGTATTTGACCGGGCGGTTTCCGTGCTGGGCAACGTCAGCTTGTCATTATTCCTGGCCATGGCGCTGATGAGCCTGCGCCTGTGGGAGCTGGGCGGCCTCGCCCTGCCTGTATTTATCATTCTGGCGGTGCAGACGCTGGTCATGGCGGCCTATGCCATCTTCGTCACCTTCCGCGTCATGGGCGCCAATTACGATGCAGCGGTGCTGGCCGCCGGCCATTGCGGCTTTGGTCTGGGCGCCACGCCCACTGCCATCGCCAACATGCAGGCAGTGACGGACCGCTTTGGCCCGTCACACATTTCTTTCCTGGTGGTGCCGATGGTGGGCGCGTTCTTTATCGACATCATCAACGCCATTGCCATCAAGCTCTTTCTGGCGTTGCCGTTTTACGGCTAG
- a CDS encoding GNAT family N-acetyltransferase, with amino-acid sequence MTSHIRPAVLADAPAIAVIHIAAWQAAYKQIVAPGFLATMNLQARTQRWQRNLSRPWPGFLVALDSDEAVVGWIGYGADNEVPPDCGAIKGLYIAPAHWGAGHGAALLHAALYALRRQGWRHAGLVVLEANRMARAFYEKHGFHTDGVAQPHHVGEQSLPVLLYRRALD; translated from the coding sequence ATGACCAGCCACATTCGCCCAGCCGTACTTGCCGATGCGCCCGCCATCGCCGTCATTCATATTGCCGCGTGGCAAGCGGCCTACAAACAGATCGTAGCGCCGGGTTTTCTGGCCACCATGAACCTGCAAGCACGCACGCAACGGTGGCAACGTAATCTGTCCCGGCCCTGGCCGGGGTTTCTGGTGGCACTGGATTCAGATGAGGCCGTCGTGGGCTGGATCGGGTACGGTGCCGATAACGAAGTACCGCCCGATTGCGGTGCCATCAAGGGTTTGTACATTGCGCCGGCGCATTGGGGCGCCGGTCACGGCGCGGCACTGCTGCACGCCGCCCTTTACGCGCTGCGCCGTCAGGGCTGGCGCCATGCCGGGCTGGTGGTGCTGGAGGCCAACCGCATGGCCCGTGCGTTTTATGAGAAACACGGCTTTCATACCGATGGCGTCGCCCAGCCCCATCACGTCGGTGAACAATCCCTGCCCGTCTTGCTGTATCGCCGCGCGCTGGACTAA